In Mytilus edulis chromosome 13, xbMytEdul2.2, whole genome shotgun sequence, a single window of DNA contains:
- the LOC139502000 gene encoding complement C1q and tumor necrosis factor-related protein 9-like, producing MFIINVFIFFLVVHGTFMKSIQNVTSEDVKLEILEQTVEALQVQMRNLSRSIQDISKGNHYNPGDGIFVAPVAGVYQFSWMTLTDSSDYVYTELRVDNVVIDKLTIYLGSAAGTIPATRVTVCKVEKGDHVWIQTTGAGASNYFVVGSAAHSSFMGLLLFET from the exons ATGTTTATTATCAACGTTTTTATATTCTTTCTTGTTGTCCATGGGACATTTATGAAATCTATTCAAAATGTTACTTCTGAAGATGTCAAATTGGAGATTTTAGAGCAGACTGTTGAGGCACTGCAAGTTCAGATGAGGAATCTGTCCCGTTCTATTCAGGATATTTCAAAAG GAAATCACTACAACCCAGGGGATGGAATATTTGTAGCACCAGTCGCCGGAGTTTATCAGTTCTCATGGATGACATTGACGGATAGTTCAGATTATGTATATACTGAACTTAGAGTAGACAATGTCGTTATTGATAAACTTACTATTTATCTTGGGTCAGCTGCCGGTACGATTCCAGCAACTAGAGTGACGGTCTGTAAAGTAGAGAAAGGAGACCATGTATGGATACAAACAACAGGGGCCGGTGCTAGTAATTACTTTGTAGTGGGAAGTGCCGCTCATAGCTCCTTTATGGGACTTTTGTTGTTCGAAACATAA